CAGGTTCTCCAGGGACGAATAGAGCACCCAGAGGCTCGCCCCGCCGAGCACGACGATGGCCGCGACGAACGGCAGGAACATCTTGCGACGGATTCCCATGCCTCCCCTCCACCCGATAGATATTGTCTATGCATAACGAAAACACGGCATCGTGTATTCACATTTGTAATCATTTTGTCAACAATGCGCACCTTGATACTTTCTTCACGATTGCCGGAGCTTTGGGGGAAAGAAGGGCCCGTCTCAATCCCCTGGCGGATGCTCCACGCCGCGCGCGGTGAAGCCGAAGACAAGCACCGGGCCGAAGTCCTCCCCCACGGCCACCAGACGGCCGCGCGCGCCAGGGTCAAGCAGCCGCGCGAGGCCCCGGCACAACTCCAGGAGGTCTTCCTGTTCACCCTCGCGTGGCGAAGCCGTGAAGAGGAGCCCTTCGCCCGTCACCCTGGCGTCGAGCCAGGGCGAGCCCAGTTCCTCCATGAGCGCCTCCAGCTCGCCGCGCAGGAGGCCTTCCGCCTCCCGGGCCTCGTCGAAGGTCAACTCCGCCCCAAGGTGCACTTCGCCAACAAGTTCCCAACCCGATCCGGACATGGTTTTCAATCCTTCGTAACGCGTTTTATCGCATTGTGCCAGATGGAATCGATTCTGAAAACGCTCCTTGCGCACGGCCAGACCGGCGGAGCGTTTCACAAGCCGCGAAACGCCGCCCCTCCCAGGGGACAAAACCTCGCGAATCCTGTACCCTCCTCCCATGCGCAACGCCCCCACGCCGGAAGAAACCCTCGCGAAGACCACCCTGCTCCTGGTCGAGGACGACGACCAGACCGCCTCGGACCTCCAGGACCTCCTTCGCCCCCTGACGAGGGAATTCCTTCACGCCAGCGACGGCTCCCAGGGACTCAAGATCTTCCGGGAACGACGCCCCGACATGGTGCTCACGGCCCTGACCCTGCCGCCCTCCCTGGACGGCATTTCGCTGGCGACCATCCTCAAGACCCACGCCCCGGACACCCCCGTGCTGGCCCTGGTCTCCCAGGACGAGGAGCCCGTCCTCTTCCAGGCCGTGGAGGCGGGCATCGACGGCTGCCTGCGCAAGCCGCTGGACCGGGGGGCCGCCCTCCCCGTGCTCTACCGCCACGCCCGGCACGCCCTGCACCGCCGCCAGGAGGAAGCCCGGGCCGCGCTCTTCTCCTACCTCCTGGACATCAACCCCCACTGCATCATCTCCACGCGCGAAGGGCGCATGGACTACGCCAACCGCACCTGCCTCCAGCACCTGGGGCACGAAACGCTCGAAAGCCTCCTGGAAGGCAGGCCCGGGTCCAGGACCAGCATCCACATGGCCGGAGAGAACATCCCCCTGCACGACTTCACCTGGCTGGACATCCTGCGCTCCAAGCCCGGACGCCAGCACACCGTCTGCTTCTCCACCGACGGCGAGCCATGCTCCGGCGACAACATGTTCTGGGTGACCCACAAGGGCTTCCCCGAGCTGGACCGCGAGGTGGTCACCTTCACCGACATCACGCCCCTGGAGCAGGAGCGCGTCCAGCTCATCTACCGCGCCACCACGGACAGCCTCACCGGCGTGGCCAACCGCTACAAGCTCTCCGAAGCCATCAACACCGAGCACGTGCGCTTCCGGCGTTACGGGGCCCCGCTGAGCCTCATCATGTTCGACATCGACCACTTCAAGGCCGTCAACGACACCCACGGCCACATGGCCGGGGACCTAGTGCTCCAGGAGCTGGCCGGGCTCGTGCTGCGCAACATCCGCGACACCGACGCCCTGGGCCGCTGGGGCGGCGAGGAGTTCATGATCCTCTCCCCCTATACCGTCCAGGACGATGCCCTTGAACTGGCCGGACGCCTCTGCGAGATTGTGTCCCGGCACCCCTTCGCGGGCGCGCCCGGCGTCACGTGCAGCTTCGGCGTGGCCCAGGCGCGCCAGGGGGAATCCCTCCAGACCTTGCTCCAGCGCGTGGATCAGGCCGTCTACCTGGCCAAACGCAACGGCAGAAACCGCGTGGAGGCCGCATGAGCTCCAAACGATCCGACCGCATGGCCAAACGCGCCCGCAAGACCGGGCACGTCGCGACGCGCATGGACGAGGCTTCGCTGCTGGCCCTCTTCAAGGAGCGCGGCAGGCCCCTCACCGTGAAGGACGTGCTCGCGGGGCTGGGCGCGCACAAGGTGCAGAAGGCCCAGGCGCTGCACCTGCTGGAGACGCTCACCCAGAGCGGGCGGATCATCCGCATCCAGGGGGCCTGGGGCCTGGCCGAGAGCATGCGCCTGGTCACGGGACGCCTGGAGGTGCAGCGCTCGGGCGTGGGCTATGTGATTCTCGACGACAAGCGCCGCAAGGACGTTTTCGTCAA
This sequence is a window from Fundidesulfovibrio magnetotacticus. Protein-coding genes within it:
- a CDS encoding sensor domain-containing diguanylate cyclase, encoding MRNAPTPEETLAKTTLLLVEDDDQTASDLQDLLRPLTREFLHASDGSQGLKIFRERRPDMVLTALTLPPSLDGISLATILKTHAPDTPVLALVSQDEEPVLFQAVEAGIDGCLRKPLDRGAALPVLYRHARHALHRRQEEARAALFSYLLDINPHCIISTREGRMDYANRTCLQHLGHETLESLLEGRPGSRTSIHMAGENIPLHDFTWLDILRSKPGRQHTVCFSTDGEPCSGDNMFWVTHKGFPELDREVVTFTDITPLEQERVQLIYRATTDSLTGVANRYKLSEAINTEHVRFRRYGAPLSLIMFDIDHFKAVNDTHGHMAGDLVLQELAGLVLRNIRDTDALGRWGGEEFMILSPYTVQDDALELAGRLCEIVSRHPFAGAPGVTCSFGVAQARQGESLQTLLQRVDQAVYLAKRNGRNRVEAA